One region of Brachybacterium saurashtrense genomic DNA includes:
- the murA gene encoding UDP-N-acetylglucosamine 1-carboxyvinyltransferase translates to MSSTFHVRGGRPLDGEITVRGAKNLVSKAMVAALLGEGPSVLRSVPDISDVRIVSKLLSIHGVKIDHDVPGGVLHLDPSNVERAHVADIDAHAGSSRIPILFCGPLLHRLGEAIIPDLGGCRIGDRPINYHLDVLRSFGAVVDKREMGIYITAPHGLRGTKIALEYPSVGATEQVLLTAVRAQGVTELTNAAVEPEIEDLIAVLQKMGALISLQTDRTITIEGVESLGGYQHTALADRIEAGSWACAALVTRGDVFVRGAQQKPMATFLNVFRKVGGGIEIREDGIRFFHPGTALRAIALETDVHPGFMTDWQQPLVVALTQADGISILHETVYENRLGFTRALNDMGARIQVYRECLGGSSCRFGRSNYNHSAVVSGPEALHGADITVPDLRGGFSYLIAALGADGVSTIRGIDLIDRGYESFREKLTALGAEYWEEGR, encoded by the coding sequence ATGAGTTCGACTTTCCACGTGCGCGGAGGGCGCCCCCTCGACGGTGAGATCACCGTGCGCGGCGCCAAGAACCTGGTCTCGAAGGCGATGGTCGCCGCGCTGCTGGGGGAGGGGCCGAGCGTGCTGCGCTCGGTGCCGGATATCTCCGACGTCCGGATCGTCTCGAAGCTGCTGTCCATCCACGGGGTCAAGATCGACCACGACGTGCCCGGCGGCGTCCTGCACCTGGACCCCTCGAACGTGGAGCGGGCCCACGTCGCGGACATCGACGCCCACGCCGGCAGCTCCCGCATCCCGATCCTGTTCTGCGGTCCGCTGCTGCACCGCCTGGGCGAGGCGATCATCCCGGACCTGGGCGGCTGCCGGATCGGCGACCGCCCCATCAACTACCACCTCGACGTGCTGCGCAGCTTCGGCGCGGTGGTCGACAAGCGCGAGATGGGCATCTACATCACGGCGCCGCACGGCCTGCGCGGCACCAAGATCGCCCTCGAGTACCCGAGCGTGGGCGCCACCGAGCAGGTGCTGCTCACGGCGGTGCGCGCCCAGGGCGTCACCGAGCTCACCAACGCCGCGGTGGAGCCCGAGATCGAGGACCTCATCGCGGTGCTGCAGAAGATGGGCGCGCTGATCTCCCTGCAGACCGACCGCACCATCACCATCGAGGGCGTCGAGTCGCTGGGCGGCTACCAGCACACCGCCCTCGCGGACCGCATCGAGGCGGGCTCCTGGGCGTGCGCCGCCCTGGTCACCCGGGGGGACGTGTTCGTGCGCGGCGCCCAGCAGAAGCCGATGGCCACGTTCCTCAACGTGTTCCGCAAGGTGGGCGGCGGGATCGAGATCCGCGAGGACGGCATCCGGTTCTTCCACCCGGGCACGGCGCTGCGCGCCATCGCCCTGGAGACCGACGTCCACCCCGGCTTCATGACCGACTGGCAGCAGCCCCTGGTGGTGGCGCTCACCCAGGCCGACGGCATCTCGATCCTGCACGAGACCGTCTACGAGAACCGGCTGGGCTTCACCCGCGCGCTCAACGACATGGGCGCCCGGATCCAGGTGTACCGCGAGTGCCTGGGCGGCTCGAGCTGCCGGTTCGGGCGCAGCAACTACAACCACTCCGCGGTGGTCTCGGGGCCGGAGGCCCTCCACGGCGCGGACATCACCGTGCCGGACCTGCGCGGCGGCTTCTCGTACCTGATCGCCGCGCTGGGCGCGGACGGGGTCAGCACCATCCGGGGCATCGACCTCATCGACCGCGGCTACGAGTCGTTCCGCGAGAAGCTCACCGCCCTGGGGGCGGAGTACTGGGAGGAGGGCCGATGA
- the leuD gene encoding 3-isopropylmalate dehydratase small subunit, protein MEAFTTHTGIGVPLRRSNVDTDQIIPAVYLKRVTKTGFDDGLFNAWRTNDPDFVLNRPAYAQGSVLVAGPDFGTGSSREHAVWALRDYGFKAVLSTRFAEIFRGNAGKQGLVAGILAQDDIEQLWKILEENPGAEVTVDLENRQVHSGESTFRFDIDDYTRWRLMEGLDDIGLTLRHEQDITAFEASRPSWMPKTLPARTADAH, encoded by the coding sequence ATGGAAGCCTTCACCACCCACACCGGCATCGGCGTCCCGCTGCGCCGCAGCAACGTCGACACCGACCAGATCATCCCCGCCGTCTACCTCAAGCGGGTCACCAAGACCGGCTTCGACGACGGCCTGTTCAACGCCTGGCGCACGAACGATCCCGACTTCGTGCTGAACCGGCCCGCCTACGCGCAGGGCTCCGTCCTCGTGGCCGGCCCGGACTTCGGCACCGGCTCCTCCCGCGAGCACGCGGTGTGGGCGCTGCGCGACTACGGCTTCAAGGCCGTGCTCTCCACCCGCTTCGCGGAGATCTTCCGCGGCAACGCGGGCAAGCAGGGGCTCGTCGCCGGCATCCTCGCCCAGGACGACATCGAGCAACTGTGGAAGATCCTCGAGGAGAACCCGGGCGCCGAGGTGACCGTCGATCTCGAGAACCGCCAGGTGCACAGCGGCGAGAGCACGTTCCGCTTCGACATCGACGACTACACCCGCTGGCGCCTCATGGAGGGCCTGGACGACATCGGCCTCACCCTGCGCCACGAGCAGGACATCACCGCCTTCGAGGCCTCCCGTCCCTCCTGGATGCCGAAGACGCTGCCGGCGCGCACCGCCGACGCGCACTGA
- the leuC gene encoding 3-isopropylmalate dehydratase large subunit — MAGTLAEKVWADHVVRRGENGEPDLLYIDLQLLHEVTSPQAFDGLRQEGRTPRRIDQTLATEDHNTPTIDIDKPIADITSRTQIDTLRRNAEEFGVRIHSLGDKDQGIVHVVGPQLGLTMPGITVVCGDSHTSTHGAFGALAFGIGTSEVEHVLATQTLPLTPFKTMAVTVTGSLKPGVTAKDIILAVIAKIGTGGGAGYVLEYRGEAIRSLSMEGRMTICNMSIEAGARAGMIAPDETTFEYVKGRPHAPQGEQWDEAVEYWRTLRSEDDATFDAEVVIDANALEPFVTWGTNPGQGLPLSAAVPAPEDFVDETDRFAAERALEYMDLVPGTPLKEIRVDTVFMGSCTNGRIEDLRAFASVLEGRTKHPDVRVLVVPGSARVRLQAEQEGLHEIFLAFGAEWRQAGCSMCLGMNPDQLAPGERAASTSNRNFEGRQGKGGRTHLVSPVVAAATAVRGTLSSPSDLGADAAPSDLQPVA; from the coding sequence ATGGCGGGGACCCTCGCAGAGAAGGTCTGGGCGGATCACGTGGTCCGTCGCGGTGAGAACGGCGAACCGGACCTTCTGTACATCGACCTCCAGCTGCTGCACGAGGTGACCAGCCCGCAGGCCTTCGACGGCCTGCGCCAGGAGGGTCGCACCCCGCGCCGCATCGATCAGACCCTCGCCACCGAGGACCACAACACCCCCACGATCGACATCGACAAGCCGATCGCGGACATCACCTCCCGCACCCAGATCGACACCCTGCGCCGCAACGCCGAGGAGTTCGGGGTGCGCATCCACTCGCTGGGGGACAAGGACCAGGGCATCGTCCACGTGGTGGGCCCGCAGCTGGGCCTGACCATGCCGGGCATCACGGTGGTGTGCGGCGACTCCCACACCTCCACCCACGGGGCCTTCGGCGCGCTCGCCTTCGGCATCGGCACCAGCGAGGTCGAGCACGTGCTCGCCACGCAGACCCTGCCGCTCACCCCGTTCAAGACCATGGCCGTCACGGTCACCGGCTCGCTCAAGCCGGGCGTCACCGCGAAGGACATCATCCTCGCGGTGATCGCGAAGATCGGCACCGGCGGCGGCGCCGGCTACGTGCTCGAGTACCGCGGCGAGGCCATCCGGTCCCTCTCCATGGAGGGGCGCATGACGATCTGCAACATGTCGATCGAGGCCGGTGCCCGTGCCGGCATGATCGCGCCGGACGAGACCACCTTCGAGTACGTCAAGGGCCGCCCGCACGCCCCGCAGGGGGAGCAGTGGGACGAGGCCGTCGAGTACTGGAGGACGCTGCGCAGCGAGGATGACGCCACCTTCGACGCCGAGGTGGTCATCGATGCCAACGCGCTCGAGCCGTTCGTCACCTGGGGCACCAACCCCGGCCAGGGCCTGCCGCTCTCCGCCGCGGTGCCCGCACCGGAGGACTTCGTGGACGAGACGGACCGCTTCGCGGCCGAGCGCGCCCTGGAGTACATGGACCTGGTGCCCGGCACGCCGCTGAAGGAGATCCGGGTCGACACCGTCTTCATGGGCTCGTGCACCAACGGGCGCATCGAGGACCTGCGCGCCTTCGCCTCCGTGCTCGAGGGCCGCACCAAGCACCCCGACGTGCGGGTGCTGGTGGTGCCGGGCTCGGCGCGGGTACGGCTGCAGGCGGAGCAGGAGGGCCTGCACGAGATCTTCCTCGCCTTCGGCGCCGAGTGGCGCCAGGCGGGCTGCTCGATGTGCCTGGGCATGAACCCGGATCAGCTCGCGCCCGGCGAGCGTGCCGCCTCCACCTCGAACCGCAACTTCGAGGGGCGTCAGGGCAAGGGCGGGCGCACCCATCTGGTCTCGCCCGTGGTCGCCGCGGCGACCGCGGTGCGCGGCACCCTGTCCTCCCCGTCGGACCTCGGCGCCGATGCCGCGCCCTCCGACCTCCAGCCCGTCGCCTGA
- a CDS encoding IclR family transcriptional regulator, with translation MDKTSEENGSGVGVLDKAAIVLGALEAGPATLAQLVHSTGLARPTAHRLAVALEFHHLVTRDMQGRFILGPRLGELAAAAGEDRLLASAGPVLAALRDHTGESAQLYRRQGDHRICVAAAERPIGLRDSVPLGAALTMRAGSAAQILLAWEEPDRLHRGLLGARFTATQLSAVRRRGWSQSIGEREPGVGSVSAPVRGPNGRVVAALSISGPIERITRQPGRLHAASVMSSANHLTELLRRAGA, from the coding sequence ATGGACAAGACCTCGGAGGAGAACGGCAGCGGCGTCGGCGTGCTGGACAAGGCGGCGATCGTGCTCGGCGCCCTGGAAGCCGGCCCCGCCACGCTCGCGCAGCTCGTGCATTCGACCGGCCTGGCCCGCCCCACCGCGCACCGGCTCGCGGTGGCGCTCGAGTTCCACCACCTGGTGACCCGCGACATGCAGGGGCGCTTCATCCTGGGCCCGCGCCTGGGAGAGCTCGCCGCGGCCGCTGGCGAGGACCGCCTGCTGGCCTCCGCGGGCCCGGTGCTCGCGGCCCTCCGGGACCACACCGGCGAATCCGCCCAGCTGTACCGCCGCCAGGGCGACCACCGCATCTGCGTGGCCGCCGCGGAGCGGCCCATCGGCCTGCGCGACTCGGTGCCGCTCGGGGCGGCGCTGACCATGCGCGCCGGCTCCGCCGCGCAGATCCTGCTGGCCTGGGAGGAGCCGGACCGGCTGCACCGGGGCCTGCTGGGCGCCCGCTTCACCGCCACCCAGCTCTCCGCGGTGCGCCGACGCGGCTGGTCGCAGTCCATCGGGGAGCGGGAGCCGGGCGTGGGCTCCGTCTCCGCACCGGTGCGCGGGCCGAACGGCCGCGTGGTGGCGGCGCTGAGCATCTCCGGGCCGATCGAGCGGATCACCCGCCAGCCCGGACGGCTCCACGCCGCCTCCGTGATGAGCTCGGCGAACCACCTCACCGAACTGCTGCGCCGCGCCGGCGCCTGA
- a CDS encoding universal stress protein translates to MTHSTGPRITVGVFDADESDLAVRWAARHADAVGGTLHLVHAFVWTELDVNIDPISGMAGSGFRSAAHSLIQDAVEIVRETGVDIPVTSEIVDGNAVPVLVEASEEADLLVLGGRGLGRLMTLIVGSKSLALAARAHCPVVVVRGRVDGQGPIGLVHHEIATEALARAADLAEAYGRDIHLVVRPETTPEEAQEILAGTAQRIAMTHPSVYVRDVTIAASDSPRQLVEASQDACLMVVAGERSAGAGGTVAAPRQLVNVLRFANTPVWIERD, encoded by the coding sequence ATGACACACAGCACCGGTCCCCGCATCACCGTCGGTGTGTTCGATGCCGACGAATCCGATCTCGCGGTCCGCTGGGCCGCCCGTCATGCCGACGCCGTCGGCGGGACGCTGCATCTGGTCCACGCCTTCGTGTGGACCGAGCTCGACGTCAACATCGATCCCATCTCCGGGATGGCGGGCTCGGGCTTCCGCAGCGCCGCGCACAGCCTGATCCAGGACGCCGTGGAGATCGTGCGCGAGACCGGGGTCGACATCCCCGTCACCTCCGAGATCGTGGACGGCAACGCGGTGCCCGTGCTGGTCGAGGCCAGTGAGGAGGCGGATCTGCTGGTGCTGGGCGGTCGCGGTCTCGGGCGCCTGATGACGCTGATCGTCGGCTCCAAGAGCCTGGCGCTGGCCGCCCGGGCGCACTGCCCGGTGGTGGTGGTGCGCGGGCGCGTGGACGGGCAGGGGCCGATCGGCCTGGTCCATCACGAGATCGCCACGGAGGCGCTCGCCCGCGCCGCGGATCTCGCCGAGGCCTACGGCCGGGACATCCATCTGGTGGTGCGGCCGGAGACCACGCCGGAGGAGGCGCAGGAGATCCTCGCCGGCACGGCGCAGCGGATCGCGATGACCCACCCGTCGGTGTATGTGCGGGATGTGACGATCGCCGCCTCGGACAGCCCCCGGCAGCTCGTCGAGGCGAGCCAGGACGCGTGCCTGATGGTGGTCGCGGGGGAGCGCTCGGCCGGGGCGGGCGGCACGGTCGCCGCGCCGCGTCAGCTGGTGAACGTGCTGCGCTTCGCGAACACCCCGGTGTGGATCGAGCGGGACTGA
- the gltX gene encoding glutamate--tRNA ligase, whose product MTTAPAQPAPSTSADEVRVRFCPSPTGTPHVGMVRTALFNWAHARHHGGKLIFRIEDTDAARDSEESYHQLLDAMRWLGIDWDEGVEVGGPHGPYRQSQRGEIYQDVIARLKEAGHIYESFSTAEEIAQRHRDAGRDPQLGYDGHDRDLTEAQKEALRAEGREPTWRLRMPEEDITFTDMVRGEITFKAGSTPDFVVVRANGQPLYTLVNPVDDALMRITHVLRGEDILSSTPRQIALYRALIEIGVAERVPEFGHLPYVMGEGNKKLSKRDPQADLFLYREQGFVPEGMVNYLALLGWGYSADQDVFGRQEMVERFDASDVNPNPARVDLKKATAINADHIRLLPEAEFVERLLPYLQASGVLPEQVTEEQRALVAAAAPLVQTRMNLLGEAADLMGFLFVADEDLVVQEDALKKLGDDPVAVLDRAVAEVEAVPADSFSAATLEQALRAAIVEDMGIKPRLAFGPLRSAIAGRRISPPLFESMELLGRPSSLARLRALRERLALQA is encoded by the coding sequence GTGACCACCGCCCCCGCCCAGCCCGCCCCGAGCACCTCCGCCGACGAGGTGCGGGTGCGCTTCTGCCCCAGCCCCACCGGCACCCCGCACGTCGGCATGGTGCGCACCGCCCTGTTCAACTGGGCCCATGCTCGCCACCACGGCGGGAAGCTGATCTTCCGCATCGAGGACACCGACGCCGCGCGCGACAGCGAGGAGTCCTACCACCAGCTGCTGGACGCGATGCGCTGGCTGGGCATCGACTGGGACGAGGGTGTCGAGGTGGGCGGCCCCCACGGCCCCTACCGCCAGTCGCAGCGCGGTGAGATCTATCAGGACGTCATCGCGCGGCTGAAGGAGGCCGGGCACATCTACGAGTCCTTCTCCACTGCGGAGGAGATCGCCCAGCGTCACCGGGACGCTGGGCGCGACCCGCAGCTCGGCTACGACGGCCACGATCGCGACCTCACCGAGGCGCAGAAGGAGGCGCTGCGGGCCGAGGGCCGCGAGCCCACCTGGCGCCTGCGCATGCCCGAGGAGGACATCACCTTCACCGACATGGTGCGCGGCGAGATCACCTTCAAGGCCGGCTCCACCCCGGACTTCGTGGTGGTGCGCGCCAACGGCCAGCCGCTCTACACGCTGGTGAACCCGGTGGACGATGCGCTCATGCGGATCACCCACGTGCTGCGCGGCGAGGACATCCTCTCCTCCACGCCCCGCCAGATCGCGCTGTACCGCGCGCTGATCGAGATCGGCGTCGCCGAACGGGTCCCCGAGTTCGGTCACCTGCCCTACGTGATGGGGGAGGGCAACAAGAAGCTCTCCAAGCGCGACCCGCAGGCCGATCTCTTCCTCTACCGCGAGCAGGGCTTCGTGCCCGAGGGGATGGTCAACTACCTGGCCCTGCTGGGCTGGGGCTACAGCGCCGACCAGGACGTGTTCGGCCGCCAGGAGATGGTGGAGCGCTTCGACGCCTCGGACGTGAACCCCAACCCCGCCCGGGTGGACCTCAAGAAGGCCACCGCCATCAACGCCGACCACATCCGCCTGCTGCCCGAGGCGGAGTTCGTGGAGCGCCTGCTGCCCTACCTGCAGGCCTCCGGGGTGCTGCCGGAGCAGGTCACCGAGGAGCAGCGCGCCCTCGTCGCCGCCGCGGCGCCGCTGGTGCAGACCCGCATGAACCTGCTCGGCGAGGCGGCGGACCTCATGGGCTTCCTCTTCGTCGCCGACGAGGACCTGGTGGTGCAGGAGGACGCCCTGAAGAAGCTGGGGGACGATCCGGTGGCGGTGCTGGACCGCGCCGTGGCCGAGGTGGAGGCCGTCCCGGCGGACTCCTTCTCCGCGGCCACGCTGGAGCAGGCGCTGCGCGCCGCGATCGTCGAGGACATGGGGATCAAGCCGCGCCTCGCCTTCGGCCCGCTCCGCAGCGCGATCGCCGGCCGGCGCATCTCCCCGCCCCTGTTCGAGTCGATGGAGCTGCTGGGCCGTCCTTCGAGCCTGGCGCGGCTGCGCGCCCTGCGCGAGCGTCTCGCGCTCCAGGCGTGA
- a CDS encoding fumarylacetoacetate hydrolase family protein, which yields MRIARFTTGEDPMFGIVSEKDGRDMVYGITGDPLYTEIRPTGTILPLEDVRLLAPVIPRSKVVCVGRNYAAHAAELGHEVPEQALYFLKPNTAVVGPGDPVMIPSYSQELSLEAELAVVIKRMAKDLAPEQVADHVLGYTCANDLTARDAQREENQWFRAKAFDTSCPIGPWIETDLEPAAGLSIASRVDDEPAQSGTTADMLRGVPELIAEISSVVTLLPGDLVLTGTPAGVRTVEPGARVDVEIEGIGTLSNPVVRR from the coding sequence ATGCGCATCGCCCGATTCACCACCGGCGAGGACCCCATGTTCGGCATCGTCAGCGAGAAGGACGGCCGGGACATGGTCTACGGAATCACCGGTGATCCCCTGTACACAGAGATCCGTCCCACCGGCACGATCCTCCCGCTGGAGGACGTGCGGCTGCTCGCCCCCGTGATCCCGCGCTCGAAGGTGGTGTGCGTGGGCCGCAACTACGCCGCCCATGCCGCCGAGCTCGGTCACGAGGTCCCCGAGCAGGCCCTCTACTTCCTCAAGCCCAACACCGCCGTGGTGGGCCCCGGCGACCCCGTGATGATCCCGTCCTACAGCCAGGAGCTGAGCCTCGAGGCGGAGCTCGCCGTGGTCATCAAGCGCATGGCCAAGGACCTCGCCCCGGAGCAGGTCGCGGACCACGTGCTGGGCTACACCTGCGCGAACGACCTCACCGCCCGCGACGCGCAGCGCGAGGAGAACCAGTGGTTCCGCGCGAAGGCCTTCGACACCTCGTGCCCGATCGGGCCGTGGATCGAGACGGATCTCGAGCCTGCCGCCGGCCTGTCCATCGCCTCCCGCGTCGACGACGAGCCGGCCCAGTCCGGCACCACCGCCGACATGCTGCGCGGCGTCCCGGAGCTGATCGCCGAGATCTCCTCGGTCGTCACCCTGCTGCCCGGCGACCTCGTGCTCACCGGCACCCCCGCCGGTGTGCGCACCGTCGAGCCCGGTGCCCGGGTCGACGTCGAGATCGAGGGCATCGGCACCCTGTCCAACCCCGTCGTGCGCCGCTGA
- a CDS encoding LLM class flavin-dependent oxidoreductase, which yields MSIDPQAVTFGLDTFGDVTVDDEGAPVAPAQVLRDVVAQGELADRVGIDHFSIGEHHRPDFAVSAPDIVLAALTSRTERITLGTAVIVLSSDDPLRVIERFSTLDALSQGRAELTVGRGSFTESFALFGVALEDYETLFEEKLDLLVAGLSREPITWSGTTRPPLRNQSLHPALDRELPTWVAVGGSPHSVLRAARHGLPLMLAIIGGPSQRFAPFVDLFREATQELGVGALPVGVHSPGHIAADDETARRQLAPHWIHNRNEIGRERGWGPSGLAEFEAEADHGALYVGSPETVAQKIAATITALGIERFDMKYASGPMPHAQLMESIRLYGTEVIPRVRELLAG from the coding sequence ATGAGCATCGATCCGCAGGCCGTGACCTTCGGCCTGGACACCTTCGGGGACGTGACTGTGGACGACGAGGGCGCGCCGGTGGCGCCTGCCCAGGTGCTCCGCGACGTCGTCGCCCAGGGCGAGCTCGCCGATCGGGTGGGCATCGACCACTTCTCGATCGGCGAGCACCACCGCCCCGACTTCGCCGTGAGCGCGCCGGACATCGTGCTCGCCGCGCTCACCTCGCGCACCGAGCGGATCACCCTGGGCACGGCCGTGATCGTGCTGAGCAGCGACGACCCGCTGCGCGTGATCGAGCGCTTCTCCACCCTCGACGCCCTCTCGCAGGGGCGGGCCGAGCTCACCGTGGGCCGCGGTTCCTTCACCGAGTCCTTCGCTCTGTTCGGCGTCGCGCTGGAGGACTACGAGACGCTCTTCGAGGAGAAGCTGGACCTGCTCGTCGCGGGGCTCTCCCGCGAGCCGATCACCTGGTCCGGCACCACCAGGCCCCCGCTGCGGAACCAGTCGCTGCATCCGGCGCTCGACCGGGAGCTGCCCACCTGGGTGGCCGTGGGCGGCAGCCCGCACTCCGTGCTCCGCGCCGCACGCCACGGCCTGCCGCTCATGCTCGCGATCATCGGCGGCCCGTCGCAGCGCTTCGCCCCCTTCGTGGATCTGTTCCGCGAGGCCACGCAGGAGCTCGGCGTGGGCGCGCTCCCCGTCGGCGTCCACTCCCCGGGCCACATCGCGGCCGACGACGAGACCGCGCGGCGACAGCTCGCCCCGCACTGGATCCACAACCGCAACGAGATCGGGCGCGAGCGCGGCTGGGGCCCCTCGGGCCTCGCCGAGTTCGAGGCGGAGGCCGACCACGGCGCGCTGTACGTCGGCTCCCCCGAGACCGTGGCGCAGAAGATCGCCGCGACCATCACCGCGCTGGGCATCGAGCGCTTCGACATGAAGTACGCCAGCGGCCCGATGCCGCACGCGCAGCTCATGGAGTCGATCCGCCTCTACGGCACCGAGGTGATCCCGCGGGTGCGGGAGCTGCTGGCCGGGTGA
- a CDS encoding 3-methyladenine DNA glycosylase: protein MPAPPPVRTLSAAEAVAARHAHEQRADALTAAHRARKRRGEKHAVEDFLFTYYPFSAARLRRWHPGWRVDYTAAADVDSEGRPLIADVDEAGHRSWYLDSPGPEAVRRADVQRYLAERADALAFMTRLLRSSALTRRRPEFGCFGLHEWAMVHGLGEGEQRHEDLPLRLTQQETDAVVERENLVCSHIDAFRFFTPSAAPRNSLEPARATQVDHDNPACLHVGMDLYKWSMKLTPLIPSDLVLDCFEHARTTRVLDMEASPYDVRPLGYGAVPIETPAGKAEYVRRQRELARGAEALRQRLLEELEGLHAGGPVP, encoded by the coding sequence ATGCCCGCTCCCCCGCCCGTGCGCACGCTCTCGGCGGCCGAGGCCGTCGCCGCCCGGCATGCGCACGAGCAGCGGGCCGATGCGCTGACCGCCGCGCATCGCGCGCGGAAGCGGCGGGGCGAGAAGCACGCGGTCGAGGACTTCCTGTTCACCTACTACCCGTTCTCGGCCGCGCGCCTGCGCCGCTGGCACCCCGGCTGGCGGGTCGACTACACAGCCGCGGCCGACGTCGACTCCGAGGGTCGCCCCCTGATCGCGGACGTCGACGAGGCCGGGCACCGCTCCTGGTACCTCGACTCGCCGGGACCGGAGGCCGTGCGGCGTGCGGACGTGCAGCGGTACCTCGCGGAGCGCGCCGACGCCCTCGCGTTCATGACCCGCCTGCTGCGCTCCTCGGCGCTCACCCGGCGCCGGCCGGAGTTCGGATGCTTCGGGCTGCACGAGTGGGCGATGGTGCACGGCCTGGGCGAGGGCGAGCAGCGGCACGAGGATCTGCCGCTGCGGCTCACGCAGCAGGAGACGGACGCGGTGGTGGAGCGGGAGAACCTGGTGTGCTCGCACATCGACGCGTTCCGCTTCTTCACGCCGTCGGCCGCGCCCCGGAACTCGCTCGAGCCCGCGCGCGCGACCCAGGTGGACCACGACAACCCCGCCTGCCTGCACGTGGGGATGGATCTGTACAAGTGGTCGATGAAGCTCACCCCGCTGATCCCCTCGGACCTGGTGCTGGACTGCTTCGAGCACGCCCGCACCACCCGGGTGCTGGACATGGAGGCGAGCCCCTACGACGTGCGGCCGCTCGGCTACGGCGCGGTGCCGATCGAGACCCCGGCCGGGAAGGCGGAGTACGTGCGCCGCCAGCGCGAGCTGGCCCGCGGGGCCGAGGCGCTGCGGCAGCGGCTGCTGGAGGAGCTGGAGGGCCTGCACGCCGGCGGGCCGGTCCCGTGA
- a CDS encoding trypsin-like serine peptidase — protein MRTGTLRRSARALGTVAVAAALTMGGAGLASADGSDVDRESIASSSRADAHEYWTAERMEDAVPAAELAPEQAAVHADVERGAPAVVKGKPAGKGKGPKAGTAAQDTVGKVFFTQGGVDYVCSGNAVASSNGSTVATAGHCVNDAGTWATNWVFVPAYDHGEAPYGTWAATDLVSTDQWVQQEDISYDVAFATVVPESGSGTLESVVGTTSIAFNQARGEHYTAYGYPAATPFDGQSLESCSGTASDDTLGGTLSQGIDCDMTGGSSGGPWFLDDGAQNSVNSFGYTTQKNVMYGPYFGEDAQDAYEEAATL, from the coding sequence ATGCGCACAGGAACCCTCCGCCGCAGCGCCCGGGCGCTCGGCACCGTCGCCGTCGCCGCAGCCCTCACGATGGGCGGCGCCGGCCTCGCCTCCGCCGACGGCTCCGACGTGGACCGGGAGAGCATCGCCTCCTCCTCCCGGGCGGACGCCCACGAGTACTGGACCGCCGAGCGCATGGAGGATGCCGTCCCGGCCGCGGAGCTCGCCCCGGAGCAGGCGGCCGTCCACGCCGACGTGGAACGCGGCGCCCCGGCCGTGGTGAAGGGCAAGCCCGCCGGCAAGGGGAAGGGCCCCAAGGCCGGCACCGCCGCCCAGGACACGGTGGGGAAGGTGTTCTTCACCCAGGGCGGCGTGGACTACGTCTGCTCCGGCAACGCGGTCGCCTCCTCGAACGGCTCCACCGTCGCCACCGCCGGTCACTGCGTGAACGACGCCGGGACCTGGGCCACCAACTGGGTGTTCGTGCCCGCCTACGACCACGGCGAGGCGCCCTACGGCACCTGGGCCGCCACGGATCTGGTCTCCACCGACCAGTGGGTGCAGCAGGAGGACATCAGCTACGACGTCGCCTTCGCGACCGTGGTCCCCGAGAGCGGCTCGGGCACGCTGGAGTCCGTGGTGGGCACCACCTCGATCGCCTTCAACCAGGCGCGCGGTGAGCACTACACCGCCTACGGCTACCCCGCCGCAACCCCCTTCGACGGGCAGTCCCTGGAGTCCTGCTCCGGGACGGCCTCCGACGACACCCTGGGAGGCACCCTCTCTCAGGGCATCGACTGCGACATGACCGGCGGCTCCTCCGGCGGTCCCTGGTTCCTCGACGATGGGGCACAGAACTCGGTGAACAGCTTCGGCTACACCACGCAGAAGAACGTCATGTACGGCCCCTACTTCGGTGAGGACGCGCAGGACGCCTACGAGGAGGCCGCGACGCTCTGA